The following is a genomic window from Silene latifolia isolate original U9 population unplaced genomic scaffold, ASM4854445v1 scaffold_416, whole genome shotgun sequence.
aataataataataataataataataataataataataataataaataaatattattcattaataataatatataataattcgttacaccaaaaaaaatataagggatattctacatggtaccctccAGTTTTTTGGTTTTCTAAATAATACCCCTCTTTTTTCACTAAAAAATTTTGACAGCCCATAATTCGTGGTCATGAGTTCGGAATGcggcgattttttttttcaaattgatcgcCTTTACAAAATATTCGATTCGAAAAAAAATATTGCACTTTCAAAATTTGTTGCAAGAATTACGGTCGGTCAAACGTTTTTAACCAAATAAACTTTGATCGGCTATATCTAATGGCTACGAGTTCATaaaataatgattttttttttcaacttgaTCATCTTTACGAGTTCTTTaatgtgaattttttttttgtcggTTTCAAGTTCGCGACCAAGAATTATAGTCAGTCAAAGATTTTTAGCTAAAAAAGAGGGCACCCCATACAATATGAAAAAATATAGGGGAACCATGTAGAGTATcccaaaatataataataaattgtaatatccaaaaaaaaaaatatattaatttatTAAATGACTAAgatgacatatttttatattaTCCGTTAACACGAAATTATAGTTAATATCGAAATGACTTTTCTATAGTTGATCGGATCGAAAAATGGCTTTGATTATGAATGACACGTAAGATGATAGTCAACATGTTAATCCCTTGCAACGTGTCTTTGCATGGTTTAATCCTTAGCATAGGCCTTGAATATTCATGGGAGCTAGTAAACCTTGTTGGCCAAGTAATATTTTGCTATAAATAGCAACTCATATGTGAAGATTGAGAAGGAACAAAGAGCTTCTAATACCTCTCTCATACAAGTGGGGAATATTTCATAGTATTTCGTAAAATATAACTACTACTCCGTATATAAgaataaggtatgatttcgggaccctttgtcgatataagtaattgtttTATCTTGAAATAAGAGATTATAAATAATTGGTTATAatagttttattgttaatttcatcttatgattgttatactgctcacatgttatattagttACCGTCTTATGAATATATGATTGTGATAAGGTGGTTGTTGTCATATTGCACAATTGGCCAATTGTAgtattcgggatacgattattggaTTGAGACAACATTATTCTGTCATGTGTACATGGAAGGAGGGGGAGGGGGAGTACGACCCCATATGAACGATGAGAGGAGGGGGAAAGTATGGCCCCATATGAATGATAATTATGTTATTCGGCAATGGCCAAGATGGCTCCCAAACCCGGATTTCTTATAAGATATACATGGAGGTGGCTTCACCCGGAAGAGTTTCGGCCCCATAATGTCTCTATATTCAGTAATAGTAGATCGGTATAATTGTAAAGTGAGATATTTCATTCTAAAATGACAGGTTGTGCATGTCTATTTAATAATTATTCGACTGTGTTCATGTGACCTATTTTATACTTGTGAGATCAGAAAGAAGTGAAATATTAAAATGAGGAAATTAGGGCCGATGGAGGTGACCGGAGTTATACTCAGCATGTGGTTGactgattccgttactttcattcttttttaGGTACAAGTATTGGagaaggtcaagtgtgaggatTTCAGATAGGATCAATGACCTTAGGATGAATAATTATAGtatataaagttgttatcttttTAGCTTTAGAAAGtgtatttatcttttttttttttgtaaaagccTTGTATTTTCTGAAGGGGAATACGTcggtgacgcccttgtaattccgctgcCATTATTGTTAATAAAAAGAGCTATTTTAAGATGCCTGTCTGTTTATCCAGGGCGTTACATAAATTAATAAATATATATACTAagtataaatataataataataatatagtaaataataagaataataaaataagaataataattatGTTGAACAGAACTAATCTAAAATGAATTgcactgaactgaatggagctgaactgaatagtgctgaactgaactgaattgaagttataagaactgaaattaagtccaaaagaatagggTCTTAACAATAGTTAAGATTTATAATCAATCATTTATTgtgaatttgattaattttgagaAGAATAGTGAAAggcatgaatttttttttttttttttttttatgaaaaaggGCAAAGTATGAAAAAATTATCGTCATTGCTCTTTCATGTAAACGTTTTACTCTTTTATGAACTTTTTTTTCATAATTATTCCATTGCATACCCTTTCTTCAGAAAACAAGCAAAAAGTTTCTCTCTTATTTTTCCTCTCTTCCTCCAACAAATTAATCAAAATCTAATCAAATTCATAAATTATGCACTTTATTCATACATTAAACAAATAATTAATCTAATTTTATATCAATACATCAAATTTGATACCAAAATTAATTAACCAATTTTATATtcaattaacctaaattttatAATTAGGGTTTCATTCTAGAAGTGGTTGGGGTGAGTATGGTGGACGACTGGGGTCGGCGACGGTGGTGGTAGGGGCGGGGGTCGGCGACGATGGTGGTAGGGACGACGGTAGCAAATGCGGAGGGAGAAGTTATGGTGGACGGAAGGTGGTTGTTTGTGGGGGGTAAGGGAGGGAATTGTTTGTGGGGGAAGGTGGGCATGGGCAGAAGAGGTGGTTGGCGACGAGCAGGTGGCTGGCGGGAAGGTGGCAGGCGTTTGGGTGACTGACAATGGGGTGGTTGACCGTGTTGAAAAATGAAAGAATTGGGGGAAATCAACgaaaaaaaggaaagttttgaTCGAGTAATGTAAATGGTAAAATGGTAAATGTTGTCCATGAACGAGCATAACCCAAAATTATAAATAAGGCCCTGTTTTGTACTTAGCAGATTATAATTAGCCGAAGCAGATTGGTCAAACCAATTACAAATGACAGATTCGATTAGCATGTTTGACTAGTATATTACGATTAGCAGATTTATTataagtgtttggtaattagcgggtttaggttaatagattgttgtatatatgtttaaattatagACAGATTTATTTTATACAATCTACTAATATGAATATGTTGGTGGGAGCAGTATATTGGAGAACAGTAGATTAGAGCTCAATCTACCGTTTtaatatgtcatttaccaaacacgTAAGCCTTGAATATACTAAAATTTTATCAAtctattgtaaaaaaaaaaaagggttatttCACGGGAATAATCCAAATTAAGTCctatcttctcatattaatccaaccTAATGTTTAAATGAGAAAAATCCGAACTTTGACATCATTTAACTTGTACTAAACCGATCCCATAATTTACTTGATATCACAGGTTTCCCAACAGGTGACTATGTAGAGTctatttcttttctatttttttctggTTTTTCCCCTTGTTTGCTGATCTTCATCTTCTTAAATTAGTGAGCTTccccaaatttcatcaaaatccAGAATAATCAGTATTCCAAGCATCTTAGAAAGGAGAGAAATGAAAGTGATCCTAACAATATCATAATTGGGGTGGTCTTTTGCGAAGTCCGTGTTAGTTTTGCACCTAATATATTGCTGCTACTCTATATAAATGTAATGATCAGCAACATGTAGGCAAGGGTGGTTTAGTGACAACAAAACACCATTGTCCCCATCTTCACCATTCAGAGACTAAACTACCTGTACGTCGGCATTTTCTGGTCATCGACTTCTCCGATCCATCCACATTTCAGCTGCCGCGATCAACTAAAACCACCAATCACTGTATTTGCCGCCGTTCAATCAATCGCCCCGCCTCAACATAACCACAAGCGAAATTTTTCGTcaaatattaactttttttgtAGATCTGGGATTTAAAGTATCGATTTTTCAATAATTATAAAACCTTTTCTGTTCGGAGGAAGAGATGCGTGACTGGAAAATGGTAGTGAGTTTGAGAGTGGGAAGAGGAGAGGGGTTCCACAGCTTAGTCGTGGCTGGGTTGCATTAATGGAGGCTTTGGGTTTTTGGTGCTTTACTTTTACAgtagaaagaagaaaaagaagacaTGGGGTGTGTAAAAGGAAGGCAAAGGCAATCATATTCTTAAGGCAACCGGTTGTATAGGTAGGAGGTCACCTAGTCTAATTTGAGAGGAACATGGTTAAAGATAGGATTATTATAAGTTAAAATGATGTTCAGATTATAATGAAAAGGAGAGTCTTAGTTTGAATTATTCATGtgaaataaccaaaaaaaaaaaaaggccacCATTAGTGGTGTCACCCGCTCCTCAGTCCTCCCCTCGCTTCATCTCTAGATTTCGGGTGTTAAGGCTTCACAATTACTACCTTAATTTCATTATTTTTTGTTGCTTTACAAACTCATTAGCCTGCCGCCAAAATACACAAATGTCGTTTCAAGGCAAGAAACTCATCAATGACCCCCATCGTTAGTTTCTTACTCTTCTCTTCATTTGCTATTGCTTCTTCCTTACTTCTTTCACTTTACCCTATTTTTTTATGTACTATGATCGGATGTCGGTTTTTATTTGCTAAATTTCTCAAAGTACGTATGTAAAGACATTAATTTGCAAAACGATTGTAATAAATGCAATTCTAGTACGCTACTATTGTTGAATTTTATTAGTTCCTCCATCCggatcatttgtttgcctttgattAAAGACATTAGAATAGGATCACTGTAATTTAATAAGGTTAAATCACAGATGTAGTGACAGAGTTCATTGAAGGCCTGGTGGAAACTTATCCAGGGTTGCAGTACTTGGACGGATTTCCAGAGGTCAGCTTCATTTTTGCAGACCACATAGCATTCTTTATTTTGCCCTTTTCATTATTTACTGATTACTCGTTACTGATGATGTGTCTTTCTCATTTTGTTCGTATAGGTTAAGGTTGTTTTGCGTGCTGATGTTTCAAGTTCAACTTACGATAAAGTTGCTGTTATATCAGGTCTCAACTTCCTACTTACTAAACAATTCATGACCATCTTTGATAGAACTTTATTCTAGGGTTAAGTGGGGGCTTTCGAGGCACTAGGGTAATGCTGTCATTTTTGTTGGATTCTGTTTCTTTTATGTTTTCTGCCACAGTAGCTAAGATCCATGTACACCTCTAGAAGCTTCTTTGATGCTTCCGATGATCACATGTTTAGTATGTTTCTCTATATTGGCGGGAGTTGGAATCATGCATTATAGCACTAATATGCTATATTCAGGAGGAGGCAGTGGACACGAGCCAGCTCATGCTGGATTTGTTGGTGAAGGAATGCTGTCTGCTGCAATATGTGGGGATGTCTTTGCCTCTCCACCAGTTGATTCAATTTTAGCTGTATCTTCTTTCCCTGTTTCCCTTTTTTCTAAGCCATTGGTTAAAACGTAGTACGTTGCTCAGCTTATGCTCATCTTGAACGGCGAAATATTTCCAGGGCATCCGAGCTGTGACTGGGGCCAAGGGCTGTCTCTTAATTGTCAAGGTACTTGCACTTAATACTATAAGGGGTTGCTTGGTTGGGGGTACTTATTACCATAGTAAAGCTCAAAACAAAAGGAGAGGATAGGAAGCTGATAGTGGTGAAGGGTGGATGAAGGGGTAGATTACTCCTTTTGTCCccattttttacctttttttttttcaggggGTATTTTTTTTTAAGATAAATGAGATGAACGATGGGAGAGTGCAGTGACTTGCAGTTTGGTGTGAAGAAATATATGACCAAATTTCATCAAACTTGCACAATAGAATCCCATGCAAACATTAGTatgtcactaggagtaatgataTTTCAATTGCAAGGCCTATGAGTGAACTTCATAACTAAGGCAGTTGTATAATATTCTTTACATTGTGGAAAGCAACAAAAACCGGCCGTTTTTCTGATCGGTTGACTTGTTGACATTGCTTTGGATTGAGATTCCCAACACTTTTGTCTGTATCTATAATAGAGCCCTTCGTTTGCCTGATTTGTTTCATTCTTAATCtttgttttatatttaatttttctccttttttgaaaatGGCCGCTCGTTTTAGACCTTCAGTACAACTTCATTGCTTTTAAGTCTCAAATATTGTGTTTTGTCGACTGTTGGTGATAACCAATGTGATAATATTAACTGCACTGCTTGATTTATAAAATGGTTCTCAACAGAATTATACTGGGGATCGCCTTAACTTTGGTCTAGCAGCTGAACAAGCAAAATCAGAAggttataatgttgaggtatgcGACATAATGTCTCCTTACCCATGATATCCGATTCCTTATGACAATTATTAACCAAGATTGCTTTTGCCCTGCAGATGGTCATAGTTGGGGATGATTGTGCTTTACCACCACCTAGAGGGATAGCTGGACGTCGAGGCTTGGCAGGAACAATTTTGGTCCACAAGGTCCCTTCTTTATTTCTCTCTTTTGGTTTACTCTTACTTAATTTCTTCCCTGTTTGAGCTAGACCAATAATCCTTTTGCTTTTCCACTTCTACAATTTTTCGTATGTATTACTCCCTTCATCTCAACCATTTGtgtacctttgattaaaatacccctcacaaagaatgaaaaaggtaaacaaatgattgagacggagggagtaatttctAAAGAGGAGTCCAACAAAATTGCCTCATTCGTACGTGCTTTAACTGCTTTTTATTTGCAATACGGTCTTAGTATAGTGTCTACCATATATGGAGTAAATTTTAAACAAGTGACATGATTTAATCTTCTTAAGCCGATTCGTGATTCACTGGGGGTTGTGTGGATCCAGTAACCGTGGACTCCAATAGTGTCAAAACAAAATCCTTGTATTGTAGATTCACTACTGCAAGTATCCAAATTATTGCTTAAAAGGTATGCATTTAAATGCCCTTTCTGGATGACACTCCAATTTTTGTCCTGGGTCTCGAAGTCATCATTGCCAGTAGTTAGAAGTTTGACCAAAATGTTGTTGCAAAGGCAGTTCGATGTAAGAAGTCCACCTCTATGATATGGCTTTCAAATTGCTGTTTTTGACCTTTTCACACCTAGTTAGCTTAGTGCTTAGTGTCTGAGGTTGATGTACCTAATGTATGTAAGCTCTATGTGTCTTTTACAAGTATCCCAAGAGGTATCTTTTGAAAGTACAAAATTTAAAATTATCTATCCCTGTTTAACCATAATTTTTGCTGCTCTTCCGCAAGTGAAGAAGTAGGTTTCTGAATCttcttacatatatatatatatatgtaaaagAAGCAATGATCTAATTTGTTTTCTTTACCACACTTTAATTGCAGCAGAAGTGATAACTCAGCATTTTCCTTGCATATCTGAATGTTAGAGTCTTAGGTGGAGGACATGATAAATTAGTCTTTGATGGAAGATGCATGTCATGCATCTACACTgtataagattttttttttttttttttttttttttttttttttttttttgtgagaagaAGCGGGTAAGAAGCCCAAAATACACGAAAAGGAAAAAACTCAAACAGAAAAAACAGAAACGAAACTATGAcaacaaacaaagtaaaaactACGTCAAATTAAGCGGAACCATCCGGGGCCAAGAAACACCACCAACGTCTTGCTGCATCAAACGGAATAGCTTGTCTGGTGTATTAGAGTGCTCATTTACCACCAAACGCTGATCTTGTACAACCCCGAGATTAGCCAACCAATCCGCGCATGAATTAGCTTCCCGAAATATGTGACATATGTTAACCTGCCACGGTGTATCCCGTATAAAAGACTGACAAATACGAATCAAATGAGAGTGAGCAGTCGGGATCAGTGGCTCATCCTCCATAACATTCGTCACAACTTTAGAATCCATTTGTATGATCAATTGAGTGACTGGTCGCTCCATAGCAATCATTAAACCTCTTCGTAAAGCCATCAATTCCGCTCTAGTAACTGTAGCTATTCCCAACTTCTCTGCAAACGCCCACACCAACTGTCCCGCCGAGTTTCTAAGAACACCCCCTGCACCCGAGGGTCCAGTAACCGTAGCTATGCCCTGTACTGAATAATtggaaaaaaatatgaaaattagtCAAACAGAAAAATTCTTTtcaaagcaaatttagagataaCATTTTTCTTAGTAAATGCAACGGATTCGTTGTTATAAGCATTTTCGGACTGAGTTCTGTACTTTTGTACCTTTTCTGTAAAACAACAATATAACTCCAACGCCTCAAGAGGTCCCATAAACCGTGGAATGGCGTCGCATGTAcccagccttacccttgtgttagcaacataATAGTTTGTTTCTAGATGGCTCATGAAGAAGATTGTGTGAAGGATTACATTGAATGACTGCAACTTCGCAACTAGAAGAAGTGCAAGTGAGTCATTGTACTTTATTCTATCTTAATCCGAAACAAAAATAACGTGTCTTTGGCTCATTTAGCAGCAACAAATTTTATTTCCTTAAGTTACCGTCATCATGATTCATGAGCAATTTAGGTAGCTCGTCTTGGGTTTACTGCTGGCTAATGTTCTTTTTAGGCTACTTGTTTGCTCTTTGGACCTGACAACGCAATCAAATACTGTAACAAGTATTGGCAAATTTCTCGTAATTAAGGTTGAAAATAAGGTGGATGTATAAAAGCCGGTAGCACAAACATGATCAAAAGTCAAAGCCCTCAAGACTTATGCCATTGTCGTGTATGTTGCCCTATTTTTATGCGTATTTAAATGTTTTTCCTTAGGTTGCTGGAGCTTTAGCTGCTGCTGGCTGCTCTCTGACTGAAGTTACAGCTGAAGCTAGAAGGGCAACTGGGATGATAGGAACTATGGGTGTGGCATTATCTGTGTGCACCCTCCCTGGTCAAGCTACATCTGATCGGTTGGGACCTGGAAAGATGGAACTTGGTCTTGGAATTGTAAGCAAATGCATGTGTTAAGTTGCTCCGATTTATTAGGATCTGCAAATTAATTACTCCGTTTCATTTTGCTTTCTTCGCCATGTTTTGAGTATTTTGAGTTTATACTATGGGACTGAATTCATTGGCTTGTAATCACAGGTTAAGGAGAATCTGTCTGTTTTTGTTACTCGCTTACTCCCTGCACAGGCTCCATCGCACTATAATCTTCTCACTTTCCATTTTTAGTTGTCCCAATATAATCTTCTCATTTTCTTTTTTGAATGTTACTTTATCTTCTCTCTCTCCTCTTTAGTTACCACCTCTCTGTATTTTTTCATTAGTTTACTATAAATATTGGTTTCTGCATAAAACACAACTAAGAGATAAAATTGAGGTGGTGGGATTACTATGTATTGGCGATTTCTGCTATTGATGGGTATTCCAATGATCAAACCTGTGTTGGTTACTTGGTTTTATATTTGCTCTCAAGTTGTATGTAGTTGTGAAGGATCAAGGGAACAGAGCCGACTTTCGTTTGCACTTTGTATGCAGCATATTTACTAAGCTAGATTTCAATTTTTCAGCACGGAGAACCAGGTGCTGCTGTGGCTGATTTGCAACCTGTGGATGTGGTTGTAGCTCATGTTCTTACGGAAATTTTATCACTGGTTAGTCTCAGACTGTGAAACTCTTAATGCTCTAACTTTCCCTTGTAGTGATGCCAATGGATACTTAACTCTTAATACTGCCTACTAAACTTAACTTCTTTAAGTTACATTAAGCTTATGTTGTTGTAATATTACATGTTAAACGTCATTAAGTTAAAAGGGTGTTTTAGAGAGCATTTACATTAATAGCTAAGGGAAGTTTAAAGTCATTTAAGTTGTATAAGTATGCTTATGTACAATGAGTTATATTGTGTATTCTTGTGCTCTCATTGAGAGCTATAAGGTCTCACCATATGAGAGTGGTTCTCCTCACAATTATTTAAATGATCAATATTGGTGACTTTTAGGTCCAAGATACCTCTGTTGCCCAAATTCTAACAGGAGGATATCTTTCATAACTAGAATGTACATTGGGGAAGATAACTCTTTTAAAAAAGTTAATTCTCTAGTCTCTACAACACTTTGTGGTCCTAGCGTCTATCACCACAAGAGAGTGATATCAGACTCTGCCTTGGCATTAGGAGTGTTACATCTTCAATTGTAAATGGATAGTCATATTTGAAGTTAGTTCTCCTACCCACCGAAGCCCAAAAGTCTAATATCTAAATTTCTCTCTCTTCTCGGGAGTTAGCTCTTGACCCCATGAAGAAAATAATTTGACATGCCTAAGGCAAGAGGTTAAGAGGCGAATTTTGTGTCCATCTTCCCACTGGAATTTTTTTACAACTTATTAATATAGACATAGTAAAACTATAAATGTAGCTattatatacttcctccattttttTATCTGCTCATTTCTCTATTATATGTGAGGAATATTATAttgaaatgagaagataaaaagaAAACGGAGGAAATATATAAGAAAATGAGAAGCGATTAATATTTTAAAGAGCTTACCCGTGTGAAGAAATATCTGTTTTCTTTGTAATTGATTATTCACCGACTTTACCTAATTAACTCTAATCTCCCTTCCTTGTTTAAATTACGAGGGTGCTGGTTAAATTGAAAAAGTTATGAGGGCTTTTTTGTTGGTGTGGTGTTATGGTTGTAAGAGAGAAAATTTTGTTGGCGAGAATGCCGTGTTTAGAAAAACATTCAAAGGACTGTGAAATTCACTTACTGCCATGCACTTTAAAAATGCTCAGTAAGCCCTCCAAAATTGTCACAgtttaaggaaatcaagagcaTCGGGGTAATATTGTTCTACAAAGATCTTGCATTATATTATACATGTTCTCATATTTGTCTTCTCATTCACAGGAGACGAATTATGTGCCAATTACACGAGGAAATAATGTAGTTATAATGATCAATGGGTAGGTTGGTAGCCTTTATTTATGCTTTTGTATAAACGCATGCTCTTGTTAGTTTTTGTATATTTTTTGTATATTGCTATGTAGTTACGAGGAACACTGAGTGTGGTCTTGTTTGTTGTGTCACAGGTTAGGCTGCACCCCTTTGATGGAATTAATGATTATTGCAGGAAAAGCTGTTCCTAGATTGCAATTGGAGCATGGACTAGCTGTTGATAGAGTTTACACAGGGTCCTTCATGACTTCCCTAGACATGGCTGGTATGTCGAACAATCCTGGAAGCACTTTTTGGTGCATGTTTCATTAGGAGGAGCTATAGTCGTAAGCTGTGCAATATTTTCAGCATTCTCAGTTAGTCAGTTACCATCATGGAAGTTGATTATGCAGATAACCATTATGATCTCCAACCTGTTTTAATGTTTGCCAGGATTTTCAATTACTGTCATGAAAGTTGATGAAGTGATTCTGCAATGCCTGGATGCTCCAACCAAGGCCCCTGCATGGCCTGTTGGTGTTGATGGTATGTATTGAGGATAATGTGGCAaagataataatataataaaactaCAAGGAATAAAAGTATGGGAATTGCATAGTAATACGTTTTGTTAGATGCACATCATCAACAAGGCACAATGAAGAAGTTTTGCTAACACCTTGCTCCGCCTTGAGCTTTAGCGCACACCAACCAGGCGCGCTTTATAACCTAAGCCTGCCCTCTTTAAAATCTTAGAAGATATTGTTGCACAATATTTTATTTTGTAAATACTAATTTGTTTACAAAAACAATGTTCCTCGTCCGAGTTTACAAAAATGTGCACTCAAATCCTAGGGCAGTCTATGCACCCTTAAGTGCGTCATGTAGATAGTGTTGCACAAAATTTTATTCTTTTAAGTAATTTGTTTATAAAAACAATGTTCCTCGTCCGAGTTTACAAAAATGTGCACTCGAATCCTAAGGTAGTCGATGCGCCCCTAAGTGCGTCATGTAGATAAGCCGCATATAACTAGACCTGGCAATGACCTGACCAGAATGACCCAACCTGGTACCCAAAACTAAGGACCCGATTTTGACTCGTAACCTGAATTGACCCTATCAATATGACCCAACCCGATTTTCTGTAATTGTACACTTGTACATGGTCTATTACCCATAACTAACTTGATAATAATAGACCTGAAAATGATCCAAATCCGAATTGAGCGACCCGACCCGACTCTACATGAATTCTGCTAaatccgaaaatgacccgatccggttgacccgtttgccaggtctacatATTATGAGACGCGGTATATATTATGCAATTTCCGTAGTTTCTTTTCATGTAGTTCTTTTATTACGGCCTTCCCTTTGCCACATTATCCCTAGCTTTTACAACTTTAGTCTTACCCCCTCATTAAAATCCATAACGGGTATTATTGCACAAAATTTTATTTCGAAACTACAATTTATTGCAAAAGACTATGCCTTTTGTGTCTAAGAGGAGCTCCCTTTGCCTCACAACTAGGTATCATCGCCTCAGTGTGCCTTGTGCCTTTTAAAAATCATCACCCCGTATCTATGACGTGCATGCCTTTGTTCATTACCCGTGCCTTGTTGTCACGGGCACTCCCCCTTGTGCGTTTTAAAACTAAGGTTGAGTGGGTAGTATTCTTACTAAACGTCGTCAACGGCCAAATGTGCCAAAAAGGTTGTTTAATTTGCATGTCATGGTCTCTTTTAGTGCAACTGTGCAAGTAAAAATTGATGATTGGAGCTTTGATATGAAGCTCATAACATTATGTTCACCTTATAGGTAAACGTCCGCCTGCAAAGATTCCTGTCCCAGTTCCACATTCTCCCTTTCAAAGGAAAGCCGAGGTGTGTAAAATCATGTTAATTAAAGCTTGCCATGGAATGGCGGCCATGTGGCATAAATTAAATTAGCGTAGGATAATGCATGGTGAATTAGTGCTCATTGCTTTTTCCCTATGCCATGAACAAGTAAGTTATCTGTGCCGCGGCTCTTTGTGCATGATATTAATACAAGTATTGAGTTGTGCTATGTGCAGAACAGGTTTGTGGAAACTTGGTCTTTGTATTGATATCATCACTATTTGCACAACAACTTTGAACTGCTATTACGCTTTTACCCAGACCCCACTAATCTGATCTCTTTTCAAAATAGCgctcaagaaagaaaaaaaataagtgAAATGGGTCGAAATCAAAAATAATTAGCAACATGGTTTCCAGCAGAGACTATGGAACGGATTGAACGACCACTATGAATGGTGGTTTGAAAGTGAACCGTCACTGGCGGTTTTTGCACCAGGTGAACAATGCTTGGATTTCTTCTTAAAACATAGGTGCTGAATATAGCCACCTTTGCGAGTGGCGGCTTTATCATTTAATGGGACAAGAACCGCTGCTCGCCATGGTGGTTTTATGCTATAAATTTTGGCACTGTTCACCTATGTCCATTTAGTTTTGACTTTTGAGACTGTTCACCTAGTACAAAAATCGTCACTCTATGTGGTGGTTCGCTTTTCAAACGGCTATTTGTGATGGAGAAAATTTCTCCAGTTTCGAATTCCtttttatttgtgttttattCTTGATCCCCAAAGAAATTCATATTGCCATGCTTTGGAAACATTATTCTAAATAGTGTTAAAAGTGTTGGTGTTGTCAGCTGGTTACAGCATCTGATACCTGATTTCATATACTGATTTCTAGTTAAACGTATATTTTTAGAAAGAAAACCCTATTATCTAATTTTTAGTGCTCTCTTTATTG
Proteins encoded in this region:
- the LOC141639487 gene encoding putative 3,4-dihydroxy-2-butanone kinase is translated as MSFQGKKLINDPHHVVTEFIEGLVETYPGLQYLDGFPEVKVVLRADVSSSTYDKVAVISGGGSGHEPAHAGFVGEGMLSAAICGDVFASPPVDSILAGIRAVTGAKGCLLIVKNYTGDRLNFGLAAEQAKSEGYNVEMVIVGDDCALPPPRGIAGRRGLAGTILVHKVAGALAAAGCSLTEVTAEARRATGMIGTMGVALSVCTLPGQATSDRLGPGKMELGLGIHGEPGAAVADLQPVDVVVAHVLTEILSLETNYVPITRGNNVVIMINGLGCTPLMELMIIAGKAVPRLQLEHGLAVDRVYTGSFMTSLDMAGFSITVMKVDEVILQCLDAPTKAPAWPVGVDGKRPPAKIPVPVPHSPFQRKAELSTRPEQLNKQGLILEAAIEAAASELISLRDSLNEWDSKVGDGDCGTTMVRGASAMLEDMKKFYPLNDVLETIKEIGFSVRKVMGGTSGIIYDILFNAAYASLKTTSQGTITSKEWASALEAAIAAVSKYGGAQAGYRTLLDALIPASEVLRERLNAEDDPLDAFVKSSEAALSGAESTKHMQALAGRSTYISSDILASVPDPGAMAAAAWYKAAAIAVKNVCHGSTG